TAGATTAATTTTTTATAAGTTATTAGGTAAAAAATAAGCACTTTGAACTCCTTTTTTTTttaggaatttttatttttattttaaaattctttatttattttaactATATATAATTTTACCTTACATAAATCTTTTCCTGTTTCAATTATATATGTAATGCTTATATAAAAGAAACTTtattattctactatttttatcatcaaaacttacacagtTTTACTTTAGAAAGTGTCAAAAATTTTGCActgaatagtcatttaattattttttgaatATTTAGGACCTTAATTGTTTCTTAAATATTTAGGAcgtcaaaattaattaaatttatgtattaATTTTTTTCCTATACTGATTATGTACTATACCTTATTTGTAAAAGAAAATCACGTTTTTAGATTTAGAAGCTTAAAACCTATATATTACAAATTCAAATTAGGACTTCTAATGCACGTAGGCCATATGCCTTGAAATCATACTTTTAGCTTCGAACATCATTTTTAGGTTCAAAGGTCTTAATTATTATAGTTTTAAAACTTTCAAAGCGGCACAAAATATATTTTCACCTTTCAATCAAATGTTATTCCTCTGATATTTTTGTATAATAAAACAAGTATTTGAACAAACTAAAGGAAAAACTACTAGAATAGATCAAATTCCTAAACATGATTAACACAATTATCATCTAAAACTTATAATTTTTTGTTAATTCTTATATTATAATGTAAACACATCTTTTGAataatatttatgttatttaaaaaaaattattctcatTAATACAAGGTAATGTCCAGCGAACGTACAATAAGATGCAACACACGTACTTTCTATCTATTGATACCATATTAAAAGCAAGAAGCTCCTTAGCAAAATTTTATTCgcatttttatcctttaaaatagCTTTCATATTAGTCAAAGCTATAATTTAATTAATTCTATtatctaaaattttaaaattaaataaaatttgaagtattaaatttttttcttcttattatttTAACTATATagaaactcctaatatttagaactatACATCGCCAATAAATTTTCTTTCGCATATTTGACATAAAACTTTACTCTCCAGAATATTGTTACTACATATTTTTAACATTAAATGTACGTACAATATTTTACTCCTATGATTAATATTTTTTTAGTAATTTACATGTATTTTTTCCCACAATAATAtacatgcatatttacttttaatattttttgCTAAAATATGTGACATTTTAGTAAATGCATCATAGCAAACTTAACCAAATTATTCATCGTTGTAAGTCCAATTATTGCAACTCTAACTATCGCATTAACTTAATAAATAAATGTTTGCATCTACTTTAATATCCATTATAATTTTACATAACTTGTTCTTTTACATAAATTTTAATTGATCGACGCGATAAACACGTGCAACACACGTACCCAAAAGCTAGTATATATAAAATACAGATGCAAGTGATAGAAAGAAAACAAATTAACGAATGCACAAGTCCACGAGCATGAGACATGTCATGGgttgctttccatcatcgacccatgatcccttggacgcaccccatggcgtcctggcaagcctcccaacgcctagcgccatggtcggccccgtggtctcggcagctccaagtgacaagcgcgcatgcgcctctgtcgccccaccgataatcattGTCAGCGCTCAGCGGCTGGCGAATTTTAGCAGTGCCGCACGCACAGACCATCATGTTGCCAGTAATGCCACGCGCACAAATCCAATGCCAAGCGCCTGCGCCCAGCCGCATGCAGATCCAAATAGTACCGCGCGCGCCAGCAGCCCAACGCGCGCAGACCTtaatgctcaagacaaagttgctgccatcagaCTTGCTTCTATCGTGTAGAATACTAAGTCCTTTTcgttgtaattatagagtagttttacatCATTTTCTTTCAGTGTGCTTTTACAACTTTCATAGgccaactcatgtaactttgatttatttcttttaagcattattaagggggaccaaagcattcaaacattcaagcaagcAATcatttctctgtactggtgtctctccctcCTGACACCGCATAGCattttgtaatagctttcatcatcatcaatacaatcatcagctttcatcatcaattgctcatttctgctgctcaattgctcacgacattggtttttccGTACGACACTAACAACCTAGTCTTGCGtgcggaggggacctcagttggcggacatcAACTGCACTGACATCGATtccttagccttacgtcgcccttccaagaaacttcaggaaggcgccgcgtaacagtttgTATCAGATCCTAgactcgacatcggacgagggaactcattgcTATCACCACCAtttttctgaccatggtgaattatgggtaTCGCATCGCGACCATTCAAGAGACGGTTGACGTATTACGTCCCATCGTGGATACAGTGCTTGatctaaagaccagcctagttcaaaggttggacgacctggactgCAGAATGCGGTAGGCCAAAATTGATATTGCAAACATCATTCGCGACTTTGAGGAAGACCGTCAAACGGCAGCCGTCGAGGCAGCCAAAATTCATGGCAAATTCGAGGACCTTCAACAGGAGCGTaccgaggatttagcccatcgggatCTAGAGGCAGACAGTCTGACTGccatgcagcaaaccatagacaacttgataggccaactcaatgttgtcaatgcttcCCTTCAAAGCTTGCTCAAAGGAGGTGAATACCAaatcaggggtgccatgaacattgccctaatgccacaaaagctgaaaatttcggagccaaagccatacaacgGAGCTCGGGAcgctaaagaagtggaaaatttcatctTCAACAATCAACAATACTTCGATACCGTAAGACAGTTGGAAGAAGCCAAAAAgatagcaactgctgccatgtatcttcagggtgatgcaaaactctggtggcaAGTGAAATACGAAGCTATCAGGGCGGGTGAAAATACTCTCCAGatatgggcagaactgaaggcagccatacgcctgcagttcttccccgaaaacgtGGAATACAATGCACGAAGAAAGTTGCGTGAACTCTGCCACACCAGGTCAGTGCGGGATTACGTGCGagaattctccgcactcatgctaaacatacgggatatgggggacaaagataAACTattcgcattcatagaaggtttgaaacctcataCTCGCATGGAGCtgcaaagacaaagggtagataccctgcccaaggctattcaagctgcagagtgccttggggattatcatttggaaactcagaaggataggccccagccgTCTGTCTGAGGGGGATATAATGGGAGCCATCCTAGCAACGGTGGCCCTAACAGAAACAgaggagatcgaggtgcatccaaatctaagactccttcctcaagTAGCAACAGTGACGCACCAGTCAACAACaatcaggggagaaagcccccTTCAGAATGTCGTCATtgcggcggggaacattggaacaatcaatgcccaAATACACAGatcaatgctcaacaaactgttgAAGATGAGTCAGATCCTGACGACTCAGACGACGCAGAGCAAGTAGGTGCCTTCAATGCATTTGTTGGCTTCATTTGTAATACCTTAGCGGGAACCAGTGTTGGTAACACTAAGAAGAACGCATGCCCAATCAccaagaaagagaaagaaaaggcGGATGAAAGGCCTCCCACCacacaaaagaggaccttaataTTCGTCGACATGAAAGTAAACGACAAacctattcgggcattgatagacatgggtgctacccacaactacttggcctcaactcaggtgcagCGCCTCGGTCTAGCGGTGAAAAAGAGTAGGGGttgtgtcaaggctatcaactctatATCTCAGCCActgagtggaatagccaaagaagttcTAATGAAGCgtggcccatacaagggaatgTTCAACCTACGCATAactatcatcgatgacttcgaactgataatgggattggaattcctcaggaAAACCAACACCATCCTGGTTCCATATGCtaacatgctcctaatgatgggagatAACGAGGCCAAACCAAGCACCATACTGTGTATACCCATAAAGATGGCCGCTGAAAATATCTCGGCCATGCAGTCAAAGAAGGAAATCAAAAGACCTGAACCTACGGTTCAGGCTGCCCCCAGCATCATCAATCAAACATCATATCATCGGCGTCCAACAACTCACGGCGCCCCTCAgtgtgtgaagacttgtcaagtATGCCAAAAGGACAAGTCGAATCGCtcagcacaagcgggactcttggagccgctacctatcccacagagaccttgggaaagcatttccctgaatttccTAATAGGATTACCCACAGTCGGTGATCTTGCAACCATCTTGGTGGTAGTAGACcgattttccaagtatgctacgtTCAGAGTAGCCCCACAGAACATATCGGCAGAAGATATATCtagactcttcttctctcatattGTCAAATAATGGGGAATGCCCAAAGACATCATTAGTGACTgtgactcacgcttcactagcaaattTTGGACCCATCTCTTCAGTTTCCTCAGATCCAAATTGAGTCATAACTCAAACTTCCATCAACAAGCAAATGGCCAGATAGACCGGTTCAACAACATactggaggaatatctccgccaatttgTAACCGGGTCACAAAcaaattgggtgaagcttctggatgctgctcaactgtgtttcaattcacaaaagtgctTCAGCACAAACAAacgcgcttttgaaattgttaccggacaacaACCGCTAGTCCCACAAACAGCTAATGCACCAAACATGCCATCATCGCCTCGTGCTGCTAGTTTCTCGAAAGAATGGGAGCAAACTTTGGAGATaatgcggagctatcttgtccaGGCCAAAGACAGGGCAACGAGGTATGCCGAACAAAACCTtcgctttgcccaacatcaagcaggggacaaagtgatggtaagacCCCCGAGGTGGAACTTGTTTTCAAAGAGGacccatgaccctcgcctattgcaacgATACATTGGACTCTTTTCCAATGAAAGGCGCATCGAGAAATCCACATACCAGTtgaacacaccagcctggtggaaaatccatccagtattccatgtcaGCCACCTCAGACCGATGAGAACAGACCTCCCAGCCaacaagagcctgaccaatcatcatcctgcaggtaaggctccgaggacgtcgcTAACTCAAGTGAGGGAGATGTCATGGcatgctttccatcatcgacccatgacccattggatgcgccccgtggcgtcctggcaagcctccTAATGCCTAGcaccacggtcggccccgtggtcccgaaagcgccaagtgacaagcgtgcATGCGCCTCTGTCTCCCCACCGATAATCATTGCCAGCTCCCAGCGGCAGGCGAATTTCAACAATGCCGCACGCACATACAATGTCGCGCACACAGACCATCATGTTGCCAACAGCGCTGCAGGCATAGATCCAATGCCAAGCATCTACGCCCAGCCGcaggcagatccaaatagtgtcgcGCGCACCAGCAGCACAACGCGCGtagaccctgatgctcaagacaaagttgctgccatcagaCTTGCTTCTATcgtgtagaagactaagtccttttcattgtaattatagaatAGTTTTACATAATTTTCTTTCAGTGTTCTTTTACAGCTTTCATatgtcaactcatgtaactttagttataattttttaagcattattaagggggaccaaagtaTTTAAACATTCAAGCAAGCAATcatttctctgtactggtgtctctccccccgacactgCATAGCATTTTATAATaactttcatcatcatcaataaaatcatcaactttcatcatcaattgctcatttccgctgttcaattgctcacgacattggttatCCCGTAtgacactgacaatctagtctcgcttacggaggggacctcagttggagGACAACAAATGTACTGACATCGATTAGTTAGCCTTACGTCACTCTTCCAAGGAACATCAAGAAGGCGTCGCGTAACAGACATAGTGCATAAACGACAACCACGTTGGAGTCCCTTGCATTGTGTTATTTTGTAATTTGTTAATCGTTGTGGGGTACAGACAAACTAATGAAGTACAGGGTGGCCTGCACACAAAAAAGAACTGAGCACTAAATGTATGTGCGAATGTCATCATATTCAAACTCTCTTGGACCAGGGACAAAATTAATTGATGTTCACAAATAAAGTATCATTCGTGTAATTATCATATTCATTTCCATTTTGTCGACATGGTATCACTAATAATAATAAGGAAAAATATATAAGATACCCGTGAATTATGTCCGATAATCATCTTACACACTCAACCATTTCAGAGTGTACCTAAGACACATCATTTTTTTTTTACAGCTGGCACGCGCATGTTTTACACTTAAAAGAGGCGATTGAATGTAAATTTTTTGGCTCtgaactattattattattattttaaaattcaCTATGCAAGGTGCCTAGGGCtagtttttatatataataacaaaaaaaagaaacaatTTATCATGGTGTCTTACTACGAGCAAGACAATAATTCATGTCAATTACATAGCACCTATAAGTTTTGGGTACGTGATACCCAAAACTATCATTACATTTTGatctaaaaaatatataaaagtgcAAACTACCGTATAAACCATGTATAAAAATTAGCCTTTTGGATGTAGACTGTCTCGCTATCTCACATTTTGAAGTGTCAAAAAGTAGCTTAGCGTGCATTGGTTCCTGTCCTTTCCTCGTTCCCAGTCCAGCCAGTGCCATAAAATTGTCCTCCAACGCGCATTCCATTACTTGTGCATATTGATTACTCCAGCATTCTTCCCATTATTCCATAAAGTGTTCCATGATATGTGTGTTCGTCCATGTATATAATATTCTTTCATATAAATCTGATGGAGGGGATTTTTTGTTCCCTTGCATTCTCCTTGAAATGAAGAGTTGATATTCCTTTTAATTCAAAGATCTCATAACACTTGGGAATTGAATACATACCTGCCTTTTCCTTTGCATGAGTTGAACGAGCAGTTTTATCACTAATGACCACTGTCTCGTATATGGTGATATGAAACACCCTCTCTTGAGATTGTAATATTCTTTGTAGTGTGTTTCCATTCCAGTTCCCCAGTATTTCATTCCAATAGCTCCTGCATTTTTATCCCATTTTGTATCCAATGTGCCCGAACTGTATCGCCAAAAGAGCCATAGTGAGTGTACTATTCAGCAGTGTTCAACTACACTGTATTTGCATCCAATTTTGTGTGATGTCCCTTTGAATCTTGTTGAGACCTTTGCATGATGTGGCTTATGAGATGTTATACTAGAGTGATGCACTGAGATTTTATTCCATAATGCATCCATTTTGCCAAGAATTCTTCGCCAAAACTAGTACCTTGAATGGCCTATCCTTAGCCTTTTTCAGTTGTCTTTCCTTCCCATGCTTGTGCTTTCCATCACTCCTCCTTCAAGGGAATGAGCACTTAGTGCTAATACCACCCATAGAATAGAATTCGTAGTAACCGGCAAGGCATGAGTACAATAACATTTCCTGcaaaaaaagaaaacaaggttAGTATAAAATATGATCACCATATTCTCTTCCCTAAGGATTTGAATATGATGATCCAGTGATGGCCCCAACACCCTACTAGCACTTTCCTCCTTCCTCCTCAATTCTTTGCCACCTTCACCCTCAGGTAAGGACATTGTGTTTTATCTACATTAACAATCCTTCTTCCTTGTATATCCAACTCCCAAAATCCATGGCACTCAAAACTGCCCACATCAAAAGCATAGTTAGCAAGATGATCAACCAGTTTATTCCCCTCACTATTAATGCGTGACACCTTATTACTACACCCATCCAATAGCCTCTTAATCTCCTCCACATGATCCACAATACACCAAGGTGGCTTCCATGTACCCTCTACTATATGTTTAAGAAGCATTGAATCAGTTTGGAGCCAAACCTGTTGATACTGATGTAACATGATGTACCTCACTGCTTCCAGGATTGCCAATGTTTCTAACTCAGTATTTGTAACCTCATTAATCTCCCTACCTGCAGCATATATCAATTCTCCATACTCATCCCTTCGACAAAATCCTATAGCACTCTTTCCAGGATTTCCTCTAGAAGCTCCATCAGTATTAATTTTGATCCACCCTTCCATAGGAAACTCCCAAATCACTTTTTCGTATTTCAAGCGTAGAGTATAGTTTTCCATCATTGTGATCAAATCTTGCCACTTATGAGGTATATTATGTAACCCTGGCTTTCTTACATATACAAGAGCTTGTACAGTGGATGAAATTTGGTCAATTACTCTACTAATTGTAACTGTCTCCCTATACTTTAAACTATTGCTTCTCTTCCATAATTCCCAAACAATACATGAAGGCAAAGCTTGCATAATAGGTTTCAGTCCATGACAAACCTGGGCAGTCCAACATTTAGTGATTTCTTGGTGCATTTTCACTCCTTCCATAGCTATCCCTTCCCTCGATAGGAAGTACTTCCACACACATTTAGCAATATCAGACTTAAAGAATAAATGTTGCAAAGTTTCTTCCTTAGATTGAGCACGTCACCAACATTTTGAGGGCATGAAGTATCCCAGTCTTCTCATGAAATCATCCAGATGTAATTTTGCTTTCCAAACCTTCCATATGAAGAAAGAGATTTTAAAAGGTAAGCCTTTCACCCATATCATCTTATATGCCATTCTTGGTTCATCTCTCCTTTTCAAATAGTCCCAGGCAGTTTTAACACTAAACTGTCCTTGAGTTTCCAGCATCCAATATGGCACATCTAAGGCTTCTTGCATAGCAGAAGGCTTCAACTTATCCACAATATGAACTGCATATTCCTCAGGCAGAATTTCCAGCAATCTATCAACATTCTATGCACCTTCCTCTACCACATCATATACATTATGGATTGTTTCATCTATCCCAAGGTCTTGAGGAACAAGGAAGTATAAAGCTCCTAATCTGTCCAGTTATCAAACCAAAAGAGAGAAGATCCCATCTTTGGATGCCAAGTAATTTGATGTTCAATTAAATCTCTGCATTCCAACATTTTCCTCCATATATGTGATACTTTCCTCCATGGAACAATCACTGCATTAAGCCTCTTGTAATATTTCTGGCTCATAAATGAACTCCAAAGAGTTGGCTTTGTTCGAAAATTCTACTACAATTTGCAAAATGGAGCTTTAGATACATCATGTAGGGATCTAAATCCAATTCCACCCTCCTCACATGGCATGCATAAGGTATTCCAAGATGCCCAATGCCGACTACTACCGCCAATAGAACTGCTCCAAAAGAATTGTGCAAACATCTTATGCAACTTGCTTATAACATAGTTAGAAGGATTAACAACTTAAATAAGATGTATGGGCATGCTTTGAAGGACGTGTGAGATCAACACTGTTTTGCCACCTATAGATAACAATTTACCCTTCCATGCTTGTAATTTATCCAATATCTTAGTCATCAATCTTTGATAGTAATCCATCTTTCTCCTAGCATAAAAGATGGGGAATCCTAAGTAAGTGAATAGAAACTCCAGCATTCTCATTCCAGTAATTCTTTCCATCTTTGTGATCACCTCCAAACTTGTAGAATGGTGCATGTAGATAGCTGATTTATTCTTGTTTACCAACTAGCCTGATACAACTTCATATGCTCCCAATACCTCCATCACTAAATGTAAAGAAGTAGCATATGAGGAGAAAAATATAATGCTGTCATTCGCATATGCTAAGTGATTGATCTTAGGACTCCACTTAGGCAATCCAAACCCACAAAAATATAGGTTCAAATGCAAAGAATTTAAGCCTCTTGACAAAGCCTCCGCAACTAGAATGAATATAGTAGGTGACACTGGATCCCTTTGCTTTACTCCTCTAGTAGATTTGAAAAAACCATGAGGTTGTCCATTGATGAGCATTGAATACCAATTGTTAGACACAATTCCATACACCAACCCTATGAATCTCTCACAAAATCCCATCTTCTTTAACACCTTAGTCAAAAATAACCAAGAAAGCCTATCATAAGCTTTAGTCATGTCAAGCTTCGTTACTACATTAGGTCCAtcttttgtccataaccttatgTCAGTAATAATTTCCTGTGTGAGAAGCACATTCTCAACTATGCTCCTCCCTTTCACAAACTCTGCCTGTTCCTCAGAAATAATATTAGGAAGCAACCCTACTAACCTCTCATGAATCACCCTTGAGATGATTTTGTTGGTGAAGTTGCTAAGGCTTATGGGCCTCATGTCTGATAATGTTGtcaccttcttcttctttggTAGTAGAACCAGGTTAGTATGAGTAACACATTTGGGCAGCTCCTGACCATTAAGAAAAGATCTCACCATATCAACTATGTCATCTCCAATTATGTCCCAACAATAATGACAAAATCAGCTTGTAAAACCATCTGGCCCCACTGCAGTCTCTCCATTTAGTCCAAACACAACTTGTTTGACCTCTTCTTTTGTGGGCTGTCTGATCAAATCTAAGTTTTGCTCCATATTCACCACCGTAGGCACATGATCAATTATTCCAAATGCAGTAGGAACAACTGTTTCACTGAACTGATTTGAAAAAATGAACAGCTTCCTCAGCCATCTCCTCCTCATCTTCTATCCAACTACCAAGCCTGTTTTGAATCCTCTTGAGCTGCAATCTCTTCATTCTACCATTGACTTATGCGTGAAAGAACTTGGTGTTCCTATCACTATCCTTAAACCATTGCATTCCTGATTTTTGTTTCCAAAATTCCTCCTCCAAAGCAAGGTATCTAATCAATTCTGCATGTACTCTTCTTAGCCTTTCTCGATTCAGTTGTGTAGGGTATTCTTCAAATTGGGCTTTATGTACCATAACAACTTTCTCAAGACTTGCTATCTTTTGAAATATATCTCCATAGGTAGCTTTACTCCAAGTTGGCAATGCCTTCTTCAACTTCTTCAACTTATAATTGAAGATAATAAATGGATTGGCAGTAAAATCAGCATGCCAATTTTCACATACCACATCTTTAAATGAATCATGCTTAACCCAAAAATTAAGAAATCTGAATGATTTCTTCACTGGAGCCATCAATATTACATTTTAACAACATTGGACTATGATCAGAACCAATCTTAGATAAGTGAGTAACCTCCAATCCTGGGAATGTTTGTTGGTATTCCATGTTAGCAACACAACGATCAAGTCTTTTAAAGATACAGTCTTCTTCTGCACGTCCATTCCACCATGTGTAAATGCTACCCTTGAAGCCAAGATCAGTTAAATTGCAAGTGTTAATACAATGCCTGAAGTCATCAACCTCATCTAAGGACACTGGTAAGCCACCAAATGTTTCCTCCTCATCCCATATTACGTTAAAATCACCACTAACAAGACATGGGACAGTCATATCTCTAGCCATCGCATACAATGAATCCCACAATTTTATCCTCTCAATGGCATCACACTTTGCATACACCATTGTAAGAATGAGCTCCACATGAGTTTCAGTGTGAAATAACCTCAAAATTAGCTGTTGCACCATATCATATAATATAGTGACTTCAAAAACTTCATCGATGAATGCCCATATCTTATTTGATACATTTGCAATTGCTTGTGCAAAACCTATCTTCATTCTATATCTTTCCAACTTTCGAGCTTGTTGCATTGGTTCCATAAAACCTATAAACTCAAAATGATGTTGTCTATGCATAGTAACAGGTCTCTCAAAGGCTTGTTTAGTATTCACTGACCTAGCATTCCACATAATTGCATCCATTATAAATTATTTGATTTAGTTAGGGTTCTTCTCGTTTGCACCCTAGTTGATGGAACACTGGAGGTATCCTTAACTGGTTTCTTTCTTCCTTTAGCTACAAATTTGACCTTATCAATATGTCTTGGAGACAGATCACCTTGTCGAGCTATATGCAGAAAATTCTAGGCAATAGATTCCTCATCAAGATCCTTTCATGCTCCATCAATTCTATCTTCTTCACCCCTGTTCCCCAATGCAGGCAACATACTATTTTTTATAGGTTTAGGTATCATTGAGATGATCATTTGTCCCTCCTTAACCTTCTGCTGCTTTAACTGAATGTTTGCCAATGTAATAGTGTTACCTGTTTTGTGTGGCATATCTTCTCTAGCTTTTGGTTGTTGAAGGCTGTAAATTAGAGCAGCTTCTAATCTAGCATCATTAACATCTTTTATGTGCTCAGCAACTTCCCTTATTCCTCCTGGATCAATCTCCTGAACCTCAGCTCCTTTAGGGTTTACTGATGCTTCATTAGGGCTTACTGTAGCTGCATGTTTAGGGCTTGAATTTTACTGCCCCTTGGCTTCACCTTCTCCTTTGTTTTCCAGATTTTTTTCATTGTTCTTAGTAGCATTAGTGTTTGATATTAATGCCTTCCCATTAACACTTTGATCTGCATCCTCTTGCTCCTCACATGTTGATTCTTCCTCTCCTTGTGCACTATTAGGTATTTCTCCTTCCTCAAAATCTTCCTCTATTTGATCAGCCCATAATCTTCCACCACTCCACTGAACCTTCTCATTTATCGTTGAAAATTCAGCTGTATTATTTGTCTCAATAGATTGAGAGGGAACTTATTGGCATGATTTTTTGGTAGTAACTAGGTTACCCCCAAAAGCTCTATTGACCCATTATGCCGTGGATTCCTTTTGTACATTATATGCACTCCTACTCCTTTGTTCACTAGGATTAAATACATGTG
This sequence is a window from Nicotiana tomentosiformis chromosome 5, ASM39032v3, whole genome shotgun sequence. Protein-coding genes within it:
- the LOC104108979 gene encoding uncharacterized protein, which produces MDAIMWNARSVNTKQAFERPVTMHRQHHFEFIGFMEPMQQARKLERYRMKIGFAQAIANVSNKIWAFIDEVFEVTILYDMVQQLILRLFHTETHVELILTMVYAKCDAIERIKLWDSLYAMARDMTVPCLVSGDFNVIWDEEETFGGLPVSLDEVDDFRHCINTCNLTDLGFKGSIYTWWNGRAEEDCIFKRLDRCVANMEYQQTFPGLEHDSFKDVVCENWHADFTANPFIIFNYKLKKLKKALPTWSKATYGDIFQKIASLEKVVMVHKAQFEEYPTQLNRERLRRVHAELIRYLALEEEFWKQKSGMQWFKDSDRNTKFFHA